The genomic DNA TTCACCGAGCGCGGATACGACGTCACAACCGTGACCGACGTCGCCGAAGCCGCGGGTGTGTCGCCCATGACCGTGTACCGGCACTTCCCCACCAAGGAGGACCTCGTGCTCGTCGACCAGCACGGTCAGCTCGTCGCCGAGCGGATCGCCGCGTCGTCCGCCGAGCAGCCCCTGGTCCGCCGCATCGGCAGCGCGCTCATCGACTCGGCCGCGACGTTGACCGGCGGCCACGAAGACGACCTGACGGCGGACAAGCAGTTCCTGCTCGCCCGCCTCCGGCTCATGATCTCGACGCCGGCCTTGCGGGCCAAGCACCTGGACAACCACTACGCCCTTCAGCGGGCGAT from Nonomuraea muscovyensis includes the following:
- a CDS encoding TetR/AcrR family transcriptional regulator gives rise to the protein MIQAHAVRLFTERGYDVTTVTDVAEAAGVSPMTVYRHFPTKEDLVLVDQHGQLVAERIAASSAEQPLVRRIGSALIDSAATLTGGHEDDLTADKQFLLARLRLMISTPALRAKHLDNHYALQRAIVDALGDDATDLDAAFHAQAAASACLAALHTALVRWAEDDGRTELPDLIARALAAVFGDDIVEPTSGTNPS